The Zingiber officinale cultivar Zhangliang chromosome 9A, Zo_v1.1, whole genome shotgun sequence genome window below encodes:
- the LOC122021547 gene encoding protein NEGATIVE REGULATOR OF RESISTANCE-like yields MESAKRKRRGGDDDDRRLPSSNLRPAEEHPQANDNDVEEFFSILCRMRDATRSIAAARKAMAPAPPRWTPAFALEDFVRPDAAMVEADRGASAEREVEEDHDLPPPCLDLNADPEPEVLAPENPCGEATSRCSRAPA; encoded by the coding sequence ATGGAATCCGCCAAGCGGAAGCGCCGCGGCGGCGACGACGACGACCGCCGCCTCCCCTCCTCAAATCTCCGCCCAGCTGAGGAGCATCCCCAAGCGAACGACAACGATGTCGAGGAGTTCTTCTCCATCCTCTGTCGGATGCGCGACGCCACGCGCTCGATCGCCGCTGCCAGAAAGGCGATGGCCCCGGCGCCACCACGCTGGACGCCAGCGTTCGCGCTGGAGGATTTCGTGCGGCCCGACGCTGCCATGGTCGAGGCCGATCGCGGGGCGTCGGCGGAGAGGGAGGTCGAGGAGGACCACGATTTGCCGCCGCCGTGTCTCGACTTGAACGCGGATCCGGAGCCGGAGGTCCTGGCGCCGGAGAACCCATGCGGCGAGGCGACTTCCAGATGCTCCCGTGCACCGGCTTGA